In the genome of Drosophila subpulchrella strain 33 F10 #4 breed RU33 chromosome 2L, RU_Dsub_v1.1 Primary Assembly, whole genome shotgun sequence, one region contains:
- the LOC119546585 gene encoding adenylyl cyclase X E-like isoform X1, whose product MNRKKAYKSSFRERFRPCHLDYSEERKWEPSYLKAKCKELNLEEEYKKYQVRLMISYLSVFYPLFIIVVVGLQVVAWSCAEYTKFTHLDSILAGITLLLVTGIMAINFYESFVIRHRWVLVFTSVLSAYVVVFADIAHVTYHYYKIHWPLNTTYDVFVLCMIYMFLPIPSIVGAALLATSVSAFYIGYFIFFPAGEPESLARNIHGTNTIFVDVFHYLGFNMMGIFFRIMNDIMVRASFLNRHQFIKEEMWLRHALRQESMLLDSILPPQIAKPIHDIIKNKITQSESGPDRIILGSPRRRENFMAIQIHPDVSILYADVVNYTHLTTTLTVEKLVKVLHDLYGRFDMAASTFNVQRIKFLGDCYYCVSGLTEPDPDHAKMAVSLGISMIANLQEVRAEQDLDIDMRIGVHSGTLFAGVIGQAKLQFDIWGADVEIANRLEATGKPGYVHVSGRTLSSLNPADYKIFPGTEKAQVDPVLQKHPMSTYLLTGEVNRDSVRSVDLVSSFSDLDVRTIRPTRKTQIVTADAMSNELREEFNKMPVGGLQFRFPCRRDTTSNNEKAEHVVGIFCAAFRDSSMEWNYMHQPDFIFKFSMLLAWAIGGCLIFIQIVNSKVDCKGCIVVDLIVFSLLTFMLCLAWYKKVCWWQFAYDEGKKYSKLSCLAFNMFDRIQHSFVLRVTVYMIIMVLYYMVISLILIKCDQNQYELDIIENKLYHYDMNRDSCFNPWVFTNMITLILGMSYTFARIPFALKICISCCESVAFLLIVFFQFAFIFHHSATTTPYMRAEVAHCLRVCVMLITMYAKERRVEFNTKLNYKQNVDLHNKQKAADVTNQSIIILLNNILPSHVVDLYLDSLAKHELYYENYEMVSVMFAMLVNFQMDLPSLRVLNDIITEFDKLLTAYREYYVVEKIKIVGCTYMAACGLDFSLTSNFQSRSFQSEMQQVRIHQEAKGINLNHDEVAFIMTTFALDLMRIVSVCNKAYAGRPFNRSLSTGEICIGISTGEIMAGVVGASQPHYDIWGTPVNMASRMESTGLPGHIQVTEESANILQQFDILCIYRGLTFVKGRGEIPTYFVGIDENLKFISSKFNNRASRRFTVMTSLDPDELSIDSVEENKSE is encoded by the exons ATGAACAGAAAAAAAGCTTATAAATCTTCGTTCAGAGAAAGGTTTAGACCATGTCATCTTGACTATTCCGAGGAGCGCAAGTGGGAACCAAGCTATTTAAAG GCTAAATGTAAGGAGTTGAATTTGGAAGAGGAGTATAAAAAGTATCAGGTCCGCCTGATGATCAGTTACCTGAGCGTTTTCTATCCCTTGTTTATAATAGTAGTCGTCGGCCTTCAAGTAGTCGCATGGTCTTGCGCCGAG TATACCAAATTCACCCACCTGGATTCGATTTTGGCCGGGATAACATTACTTCTAGTTACTGGCATTATGGCTATTAATTTCTATGAGAGCTTTGTAATTCGTCATAGGTGGGTTTTGGTTTTTACCTCGGTTTTGTCTGCGTATGTTGTGGTATTTGCCG ATATTGCTCATGTCACATATCATTATTACAAGATTCATTGGCCTCTCAATACCACATATGACGTTTTTGTGCTATGCATGATTTACATGTTTTTGCCGATACCCTCGATCGTTGGAGCAGCCCTACTGGCCACCTCAGTCAGTGCTTTTTACATTGGctactttattttctttcCAGCGGGTGAACCAGAAAGCCTAGCGCGCAATATTCACGGCACTAACACGATATTTGTCGACGTATTCCACTACCTGGGTTTCAATATGATGGGGATATTTTTCCGCATCATGAACGACATTATGGTGCGCGCCTCCTTCCTGAACCGCCACCAGTTCATCAAGGAGGAGATGTGGTTGCGTCACGCCCTGCGCCAGGAATCAATGTTGCTGGACAGCATCCTGCCGCCTCAGATAGCAAAGCCCATCCATGATATcatcaaaaacaaaatcacCCAGTCAGAGAGCGGTCCCGACCGCATCATTCTGGGTAGTCCCCGAAGGAGAGAAAACTTCATGGCCATCCAGATCCATCCCGACGTCTCTATTCTTTACGCAGATGTGGTGAACTACACCCACTTGACAACGACTCTGACGGTGGAGAAGCTAGTGAAGGTCCTCCACGACCTCTATGGCAGATTCGATATGGCTGCCTCTACTTTCAATGTGCAGCGCATCAAGTTCCTGGGTGACTGCTACTATTGTGTGTCTGGTTTGACGGAGCCTGACCCCGATCACGCCAAAATGGCCGTGTCCCTGGGCATTTCCATGATTGCCAATCTCCAGGAGGTGCG GGCTGAACAAGACTTGGACATCGACATGAGAATAGGTGTTCATTCTGGCACCCTGTTTGCAGGTGTCATTGGACAGGCCAAGCTGCAGTTTGACATATGGG GGGCTGACGTGGAAATTGCCAATCGTCTGGAGGCAACCGGAAAACCTGGCTATGTTCACGTCAGTGGACGCACTCTAAGTAGCTTAAATCCAGCAGACTACAAAATATTTCCGGGTACTGAAAAGGCTCAGGTGGATCCCGTGCTGCAAAAGCATCCGATGAGCACCTACCTTCTTACGGGCGAAGTTAACCGTGACTCAGTCAGATCCGTTGATTTAGTGTCCTCCTTTTCTGACCTTGACGTTAGAACTATTCGACCAACCCGGAAAACGCAGATTGTCACTGCTGACGCAATGTCCAATGAGTTGCGGGAGGAGTTTAACAAAATGCCAGTCGGGGGCTTACA ATTTCGTTTTCCTTGCCGCCGGGATACTACTTCTAATAATGAGAAAGCCGAACACGTAGTGGGAATATTTTGTGCAGCGTTCAGGGACTCTTCGATGGAATGGAATTATATGCATCAACCAGACTTCATCTTCAAGTTCTCAATGCTACTGGCTTGGGCTATTGGGGGCTGCCTGATCTTCATCCAAATAGTGAACAGCAAAGTTGACTGTAAAGGGTGTATTGTGGTCGATCTGATTGTGTTTTCCCTGCTGACTTTCATGCTATGCCTCGCATGGTACAAGAAAGTGTGTTGGTGGCAGTTTGCATATGATGAGGGCAAAAAGTACAGCAAACTCAGCTGCTTGGCGTTTAATATGTTCGATAGGATCCAGCACAGTTTTGTCCTGCGCGTTACAGTCTACATGATAATAATGGTTTTGTATTACATGGTGATTTCCTTGATATTA ATCAAATGTGATCAAAACCAGTATGAGTTGGATATCATAGAGAACAAACTGTATCACTACGACATGAATAGGGATTCCTGCTTCAATCCGTGGGTCTTCACAAACATGATTACCCTGATCCTTGGCATGAGTTACACCTTCGCGCGTATCCCGTTCGCCCTTAAGATATGCATTAGTTGCTGTGAATCCGTAGCCTTCCTGTTGATCGTGTTTTTCCAGTTCGCGTTCATTTTTCATCACAGTGCCACCACGACTCCGTATATGAGAGCGGAAGTAGCGCATTGTCTTCGGGTGTGCGTGATGTTAATTACAATGTATGCGAAGGAGCGTCGAGTGGAGTTCAATACCAAATTAAACTACAA GCAGAACGTTGACTTGCACAATAAGCAAAAGGCGGCCGATGTTACAAACCAATCAATCATAATTCTGCTCAACAACATTCTCCCCTCTCATGTTG TCGACCTCTATCTCGATTCGTTAGCCAAACACGAACTCTACTACGAAAATTATGAAATGGTATCGGTCATGTTCGCCATGTTAGTTAACTTTCAAATGGATTTGCCAAGTCTAAGAGTGCTAAACGATATCATAACGGAGTTTGATAAATTG TTAACAGCCTACAGGGAGTATTACGTAGTTGAGAAGATAAAAATCGTAGGCTGCACTTATATGGCAGCTTGTGGATTGGATTTCAGCCTGACTTCAAATTTTCAAAGCAGATCCTTTCAATCCGAAA TGCAACAGGTGCGCATTCACCAAGAAGCAAAAGGGATCAATCTAAACCATGATGAGGTGGCCTTCATAATGACAACGTTTGCCCTGGACCTGATGAGAATCGTGTCCGTGTGCAACAAGGCGTACGCGGGCAGACCCTTTAATCGGTCCTTATCCACTGGGGAAATCTGCATCGGCATCTCAACCGGCGAGATAATGGCTGGAGTGGTGGGTGCTTCCCAGCCGCACTACGACATTTGGGGAACCCCGGTCAACATGGCCTCCCGAATGGAATCGACGGGGCTGCCTGGACACATCCAAGTAACGGAGGAGTCGGCCAATATTCTCCAGCAGTTCGATATTCTGTGCATCTACCGCGGCTTGACCTTTGTGAAAGGCCGCGGGGAAATACCCACCTATTTTGTAGGCATCGATGAAAACTTAAAGTTCATTTCCTCGAAATTTAACAATCGGGCTTCAAGGCGATTCACAGTTATGACATCATTGGATCCAGATGAACTTAGTATAGATTCTGTTGAAGAAAATAAGAGCGAATAG
- the LOC119546585 gene encoding adenylyl cyclase X E-like isoform X2, with the protein MRIGVHSGTLFAGVIGQAKLQFDIWGADVEIANRLEATGKPGYVHVSGRTLSSLNPADYKIFPGTEKAQVDPVLQKHPMSTYLLTGEVNRDSVRSVDLVSSFSDLDVRTIRPTRKTQIVTADAMSNELREEFNKMPVGGLQFRFPCRRDTTSNNEKAEHVVGIFCAAFRDSSMEWNYMHQPDFIFKFSMLLAWAIGGCLIFIQIVNSKVDCKGCIVVDLIVFSLLTFMLCLAWYKKVCWWQFAYDEGKKYSKLSCLAFNMFDRIQHSFVLRVTVYMIIMVLYYMVISLILIKCDQNQYELDIIENKLYHYDMNRDSCFNPWVFTNMITLILGMSYTFARIPFALKICISCCESVAFLLIVFFQFAFIFHHSATTTPYMRAEVAHCLRVCVMLITMYAKERRVEFNTKLNYKQNVDLHNKQKAADVTNQSIIILLNNILPSHVVDLYLDSLAKHELYYENYEMVSVMFAMLVNFQMDLPSLRVLNDIITEFDKLLTAYREYYVVEKIKIVGCTYMAACGLDFSLTSNFQSRSFQSEMQQVRIHQEAKGINLNHDEVAFIMTTFALDLMRIVSVCNKAYAGRPFNRSLSTGEICIGISTGEIMAGVVGASQPHYDIWGTPVNMASRMESTGLPGHIQVTEESANILQQFDILCIYRGLTFVKGRGEIPTYFVGIDENLKFISSKFNNRASRRFTVMTSLDPDELSIDSVEENKSE; encoded by the exons ATGAGAATAGGTGTTCATTCTGGCACCCTGTTTGCAGGTGTCATTGGACAGGCCAAGCTGCAGTTTGACATATGGG GGGCTGACGTGGAAATTGCCAATCGTCTGGAGGCAACCGGAAAACCTGGCTATGTTCACGTCAGTGGACGCACTCTAAGTAGCTTAAATCCAGCAGACTACAAAATATTTCCGGGTACTGAAAAGGCTCAGGTGGATCCCGTGCTGCAAAAGCATCCGATGAGCACCTACCTTCTTACGGGCGAAGTTAACCGTGACTCAGTCAGATCCGTTGATTTAGTGTCCTCCTTTTCTGACCTTGACGTTAGAACTATTCGACCAACCCGGAAAACGCAGATTGTCACTGCTGACGCAATGTCCAATGAGTTGCGGGAGGAGTTTAACAAAATGCCAGTCGGGGGCTTACA ATTTCGTTTTCCTTGCCGCCGGGATACTACTTCTAATAATGAGAAAGCCGAACACGTAGTGGGAATATTTTGTGCAGCGTTCAGGGACTCTTCGATGGAATGGAATTATATGCATCAACCAGACTTCATCTTCAAGTTCTCAATGCTACTGGCTTGGGCTATTGGGGGCTGCCTGATCTTCATCCAAATAGTGAACAGCAAAGTTGACTGTAAAGGGTGTATTGTGGTCGATCTGATTGTGTTTTCCCTGCTGACTTTCATGCTATGCCTCGCATGGTACAAGAAAGTGTGTTGGTGGCAGTTTGCATATGATGAGGGCAAAAAGTACAGCAAACTCAGCTGCTTGGCGTTTAATATGTTCGATAGGATCCAGCACAGTTTTGTCCTGCGCGTTACAGTCTACATGATAATAATGGTTTTGTATTACATGGTGATTTCCTTGATATTA ATCAAATGTGATCAAAACCAGTATGAGTTGGATATCATAGAGAACAAACTGTATCACTACGACATGAATAGGGATTCCTGCTTCAATCCGTGGGTCTTCACAAACATGATTACCCTGATCCTTGGCATGAGTTACACCTTCGCGCGTATCCCGTTCGCCCTTAAGATATGCATTAGTTGCTGTGAATCCGTAGCCTTCCTGTTGATCGTGTTTTTCCAGTTCGCGTTCATTTTTCATCACAGTGCCACCACGACTCCGTATATGAGAGCGGAAGTAGCGCATTGTCTTCGGGTGTGCGTGATGTTAATTACAATGTATGCGAAGGAGCGTCGAGTGGAGTTCAATACCAAATTAAACTACAA GCAGAACGTTGACTTGCACAATAAGCAAAAGGCGGCCGATGTTACAAACCAATCAATCATAATTCTGCTCAACAACATTCTCCCCTCTCATGTTG TCGACCTCTATCTCGATTCGTTAGCCAAACACGAACTCTACTACGAAAATTATGAAATGGTATCGGTCATGTTCGCCATGTTAGTTAACTTTCAAATGGATTTGCCAAGTCTAAGAGTGCTAAACGATATCATAACGGAGTTTGATAAATTG TTAACAGCCTACAGGGAGTATTACGTAGTTGAGAAGATAAAAATCGTAGGCTGCACTTATATGGCAGCTTGTGGATTGGATTTCAGCCTGACTTCAAATTTTCAAAGCAGATCCTTTCAATCCGAAA TGCAACAGGTGCGCATTCACCAAGAAGCAAAAGGGATCAATCTAAACCATGATGAGGTGGCCTTCATAATGACAACGTTTGCCCTGGACCTGATGAGAATCGTGTCCGTGTGCAACAAGGCGTACGCGGGCAGACCCTTTAATCGGTCCTTATCCACTGGGGAAATCTGCATCGGCATCTCAACCGGCGAGATAATGGCTGGAGTGGTGGGTGCTTCCCAGCCGCACTACGACATTTGGGGAACCCCGGTCAACATGGCCTCCCGAATGGAATCGACGGGGCTGCCTGGACACATCCAAGTAACGGAGGAGTCGGCCAATATTCTCCAGCAGTTCGATATTCTGTGCATCTACCGCGGCTTGACCTTTGTGAAAGGCCGCGGGGAAATACCCACCTATTTTGTAGGCATCGATGAAAACTTAAAGTTCATTTCCTCGAAATTTAACAATCGGGCTTCAAGGCGATTCACAGTTATGACATCATTGGATCCAGATGAACTTAGTATAGATTCTGTTGAAGAAAATAAGAGCGAATAG
- the LOC119546585 gene encoding adenylyl cyclase X E-like isoform X3 — MNRKKAYKSSFRERFRPCHLDYSEERKWEPSYLKAKCKELNLEEEYKKYQVRLMISYLSVFYPLFIIVVVGLQVVAWSCAEYTKFTHLDSILAGITLLLVTGIMAINFYESFVIRHRWVLVFTSVLSAYVVVFADIAHVTYHYYKIHWPLNTTYDVFVLCMIYMFLPIPSIVGAALLATSVSAFYIGYFIFFPAGEPESLARNIHGTNTIFVDVFHYLGFNMMGIFFRIMNDIMVRASFLNRHQFIKEEMWLRHALRQESMLLDSILPPQIAKPIHDIIKNKITQSESGPDRIILGSPRRRENFMAIQIHPDVSILYADVVNYTHLTTTLTVEKLVKVLHDLYGRFDMAASTFNVQRIKFLGDCYYCVSGLTEPDPDHAKMAVSLGISMIANLQEVRCHWTGQAAV; from the exons ATGAACAGAAAAAAAGCTTATAAATCTTCGTTCAGAGAAAGGTTTAGACCATGTCATCTTGACTATTCCGAGGAGCGCAAGTGGGAACCAAGCTATTTAAAG GCTAAATGTAAGGAGTTGAATTTGGAAGAGGAGTATAAAAAGTATCAGGTCCGCCTGATGATCAGTTACCTGAGCGTTTTCTATCCCTTGTTTATAATAGTAGTCGTCGGCCTTCAAGTAGTCGCATGGTCTTGCGCCGAG TATACCAAATTCACCCACCTGGATTCGATTTTGGCCGGGATAACATTACTTCTAGTTACTGGCATTATGGCTATTAATTTCTATGAGAGCTTTGTAATTCGTCATAGGTGGGTTTTGGTTTTTACCTCGGTTTTGTCTGCGTATGTTGTGGTATTTGCCG ATATTGCTCATGTCACATATCATTATTACAAGATTCATTGGCCTCTCAATACCACATATGACGTTTTTGTGCTATGCATGATTTACATGTTTTTGCCGATACCCTCGATCGTTGGAGCAGCCCTACTGGCCACCTCAGTCAGTGCTTTTTACATTGGctactttattttctttcCAGCGGGTGAACCAGAAAGCCTAGCGCGCAATATTCACGGCACTAACACGATATTTGTCGACGTATTCCACTACCTGGGTTTCAATATGATGGGGATATTTTTCCGCATCATGAACGACATTATGGTGCGCGCCTCCTTCCTGAACCGCCACCAGTTCATCAAGGAGGAGATGTGGTTGCGTCACGCCCTGCGCCAGGAATCAATGTTGCTGGACAGCATCCTGCCGCCTCAGATAGCAAAGCCCATCCATGATATcatcaaaaacaaaatcacCCAGTCAGAGAGCGGTCCCGACCGCATCATTCTGGGTAGTCCCCGAAGGAGAGAAAACTTCATGGCCATCCAGATCCATCCCGACGTCTCTATTCTTTACGCAGATGTGGTGAACTACACCCACTTGACAACGACTCTGACGGTGGAGAAGCTAGTGAAGGTCCTCCACGACCTCTATGGCAGATTCGATATGGCTGCCTCTACTTTCAATGTGCAGCGCATCAAGTTCCTGGGTGACTGCTACTATTGTGTGTCTGGTTTGACGGAGCCTGACCCCGATCACGCCAAAATGGCCGTGTCCCTGGGCATTTCCATGATTGCCAATCTCCAGGAGGTGCG GTGTCATTGGACAGGCCAAGCTGCAGTTTGA
- the LOC119546585 gene encoding adenylyl cyclase X E-like isoform X5: MNRKKAYKSSFRERFRPCHLDYSEERKWEPSYLKAKCKELNLEEEYKKYQVRLMISYLSVFYPLFIIVVVGLQVVAWSCAEYTKFTHLDSILAGITLLLVTGIMAINFYESFVIRHRWVLVFTSVLSAYVVVFADIAHVTYHYYKIHWPLNTTYDVFVLCMIYMFLPIPSIVGAALLATSVSAFYIGYFIFFPAGEPESLARNIHGTNTIFVDVFHYLGFNMMGIFFRIMNDIMVRASFLNRHQFIKEEMWLRHALRQESMLLDSILPPQIAKPIHDIIKNKITQSESGPDRIILGSPRRRENFMAIQIHPDVSILYADVVNYTHLTTTLTVEKLVKVLHDLYGRFDMAASTFNVQRIKFLGDCYYCVSGLTEPDPDHAKMAVSLGISMIANLQEG; encoded by the exons ATGAACAGAAAAAAAGCTTATAAATCTTCGTTCAGAGAAAGGTTTAGACCATGTCATCTTGACTATTCCGAGGAGCGCAAGTGGGAACCAAGCTATTTAAAG GCTAAATGTAAGGAGTTGAATTTGGAAGAGGAGTATAAAAAGTATCAGGTCCGCCTGATGATCAGTTACCTGAGCGTTTTCTATCCCTTGTTTATAATAGTAGTCGTCGGCCTTCAAGTAGTCGCATGGTCTTGCGCCGAG TATACCAAATTCACCCACCTGGATTCGATTTTGGCCGGGATAACATTACTTCTAGTTACTGGCATTATGGCTATTAATTTCTATGAGAGCTTTGTAATTCGTCATAGGTGGGTTTTGGTTTTTACCTCGGTTTTGTCTGCGTATGTTGTGGTATTTGCCG ATATTGCTCATGTCACATATCATTATTACAAGATTCATTGGCCTCTCAATACCACATATGACGTTTTTGTGCTATGCATGATTTACATGTTTTTGCCGATACCCTCGATCGTTGGAGCAGCCCTACTGGCCACCTCAGTCAGTGCTTTTTACATTGGctactttattttctttcCAGCGGGTGAACCAGAAAGCCTAGCGCGCAATATTCACGGCACTAACACGATATTTGTCGACGTATTCCACTACCTGGGTTTCAATATGATGGGGATATTTTTCCGCATCATGAACGACATTATGGTGCGCGCCTCCTTCCTGAACCGCCACCAGTTCATCAAGGAGGAGATGTGGTTGCGTCACGCCCTGCGCCAGGAATCAATGTTGCTGGACAGCATCCTGCCGCCTCAGATAGCAAAGCCCATCCATGATATcatcaaaaacaaaatcacCCAGTCAGAGAGCGGTCCCGACCGCATCATTCTGGGTAGTCCCCGAAGGAGAGAAAACTTCATGGCCATCCAGATCCATCCCGACGTCTCTATTCTTTACGCAGATGTGGTGAACTACACCCACTTGACAACGACTCTGACGGTGGAGAAGCTAGTGAAGGTCCTCCACGACCTCTATGGCAGATTCGATATGGCTGCCTCTACTTTCAATGTGCAGCGCATCAAGTTCCTGGGTGACTGCTACTATTGTGTGTCTGGTTTGACGGAGCCTGACCCCGATCACGCCAAAATGGCCGTGTCCCTGGGCATTTCCATGATTGCCAATCTCCAGGAG GGCTGA
- the LOC119546585 gene encoding adenylyl cyclase X E-like isoform X4, with protein MNRKKAYKSSFRERFRPCHLDYSEERKWEPSYLKAKCKELNLEEEYKKYQVRLMISYLSVFYPLFIIVVVGLQVVAWSCAEYTKFTHLDSILAGITLLLVTGIMAINFYESFVIRHRWVLVFTSVLSAYVVVFADIAHVTYHYYKIHWPLNTTYDVFVLCMIYMFLPIPSIVGAALLATSVSAFYIGYFIFFPAGEPESLARNIHGTNTIFVDVFHYLGFNMMGIFFRIMNDIMVRASFLNRHQFIKEEMWLRHALRQESMLLDSILPPQIAKPIHDIIKNKITQSESGPDRIILGSPRRRENFMAIQIHPDVSILYADVVNYTHLTTTLTVEKLVKVLHDLYGRFDMAASTFNVQRIKFLGDCYYCVSGLTEPDPDHAKMAVSLGISMIANLQEVRYVSN; from the exons ATGAACAGAAAAAAAGCTTATAAATCTTCGTTCAGAGAAAGGTTTAGACCATGTCATCTTGACTATTCCGAGGAGCGCAAGTGGGAACCAAGCTATTTAAAG GCTAAATGTAAGGAGTTGAATTTGGAAGAGGAGTATAAAAAGTATCAGGTCCGCCTGATGATCAGTTACCTGAGCGTTTTCTATCCCTTGTTTATAATAGTAGTCGTCGGCCTTCAAGTAGTCGCATGGTCTTGCGCCGAG TATACCAAATTCACCCACCTGGATTCGATTTTGGCCGGGATAACATTACTTCTAGTTACTGGCATTATGGCTATTAATTTCTATGAGAGCTTTGTAATTCGTCATAGGTGGGTTTTGGTTTTTACCTCGGTTTTGTCTGCGTATGTTGTGGTATTTGCCG ATATTGCTCATGTCACATATCATTATTACAAGATTCATTGGCCTCTCAATACCACATATGACGTTTTTGTGCTATGCATGATTTACATGTTTTTGCCGATACCCTCGATCGTTGGAGCAGCCCTACTGGCCACCTCAGTCAGTGCTTTTTACATTGGctactttattttctttcCAGCGGGTGAACCAGAAAGCCTAGCGCGCAATATTCACGGCACTAACACGATATTTGTCGACGTATTCCACTACCTGGGTTTCAATATGATGGGGATATTTTTCCGCATCATGAACGACATTATGGTGCGCGCCTCCTTCCTGAACCGCCACCAGTTCATCAAGGAGGAGATGTGGTTGCGTCACGCCCTGCGCCAGGAATCAATGTTGCTGGACAGCATCCTGCCGCCTCAGATAGCAAAGCCCATCCATGATATcatcaaaaacaaaatcacCCAGTCAGAGAGCGGTCCCGACCGCATCATTCTGGGTAGTCCCCGAAGGAGAGAAAACTTCATGGCCATCCAGATCCATCCCGACGTCTCTATTCTTTACGCAGATGTGGTGAACTACACCCACTTGACAACGACTCTGACGGTGGAGAAGCTAGTGAAGGTCCTCCACGACCTCTATGGCAGATTCGATATGGCTGCCTCTACTTTCAATGTGCAGCGCATCAAGTTCCTGGGTGACTGCTACTATTGTGTGTCTGGTTTGACGGAGCCTGACCCCGATCACGCCAAAATGGCCGTGTCCCTGGGCATTTCCATGATTGCCAATCTCCAGGAGGTGCGGTATGTCTCCAATTGA